A genomic stretch from Bos javanicus breed banteng chromosome 3, ARS-OSU_banteng_1.0, whole genome shotgun sequence includes:
- the LOC133238885 gene encoding antigen-presenting glycoprotein CD1d-like gives MSGTGDSRKRSARGSRAGKGEDASGGRAQTDAPRKAGSLIQQLENLLLPASSCLAPGDRARFTASRHHPFFPNLTVSFFLFFFLFPSVLSLPFPRLLGSVFSPDPQTPFSFHGLQISSLANSSWTRTDCLGWLGELQPYTWRNESDTIRFLKPWSRGTFSDQQWEQLQHTFQVYRSSFTKVLWEFVKRLHAELPLEIQGSAGCELLQGNTSESFLRAAFQGRDVLSFQGMSWVSAPDAPPWVQEVCKVINLDQGTKETVHWLLHDICPELVRGLLQTGKSELEKQVKPEAWLSSGPSPGPGHLLLVCHVSGFYPKPVRVMWMRGEQEEPGTRQGDVMPNADSTWYLRVTLDVAAGEAAGLSCRVKHSSLGDQDIILYWDGNRVSRGLIVALVLLVFVLLFVGGLVFWFRKHCRYQDIP, from the exons ATGAGTGGAACCGGGGATTCCCGGAAGAGGTCTGCGAGAGGGAGCCGAGCAGGGAAAGGGGAGGACGCTAGCGGCGGGCGGGCGCAGACTGATGCACCTCGGAAAGCCGGGAGCTTGATCCAGCAGCTCGAGAACCTGCTACTCCCTGCCTCCAGCTGCTTGGCCCCTGGAGACCGAGCTCGATTCACAGCGAGCAGACATCACCCTTTCTTCCCAAACctaactgtttctttctttcttttttttttccttttcccttctgtgCTCTCCCTCCCGTTTCCCCGGCTCCTCGGATCTGTATTCTCTCCAGACCCGCAAACGCCTTTCTCCTTCCACGGCCTCCAGATCTCCTCCTTGGCCAACAGCAGCTGGACACGCACGGACTGCCTGGGGTGGCTGGGGGAGCTGCAGCCCTATACTTggcgcaatgagtcggacaccaTCCGCTTCCTGAAGCCTTGGTCTCGGGGCACATTCAGCGACCAGCAGTGGGAGCAGCTGCAGCATACGTTTCAGGTTTATCGCAGCAGCTTCACAAAGGTCCTCTGGGAATTCGTCAAAAGGCTGCACGCCGAAT TACCTCTTGAGATCCAGGGATCTGCAGGATGTGAGTTGCTTCAGGGGAACACCTCAGAAAGCTTCTTACGTGCAGCATTTCAAGGAAGGGATGTCCTGAGTTTCCAAGGAATGTCTTGGGTGTCAGCCCCAGATGCCCCGCCTTGGGTCCAGGAGGTCTGCAAGGTGATCAATCTGGACCAAGGGACCAAGGAAACAGTGCACTGGCTCCTCCATGACATCTGCCCCGAGTTGGTCAGAGGCCTCTTGCAGACCGGGAAGTCCGAGCTGGAGAAGCAAG TGAAGCCGGAGGCTTGGCTGTCCAGTGGCCCCAGTCCTGGGCCTGGCCATCTGCTGCTGGTGTGCCACGTCTCAGGATTCTACCCAAAACCTGTGCGGGTGATGTGGATGAGGGGCgagcaggaggagcctggcactCGGCAAGGAGACGTCATGCCCAATGCCGACTCGACTTGGTATCTGCGAGTAACCCTGGATGTGGCGGCTGGGGAGGCAGCTGGCCTGAGTTGCCGAGTGAAGCACAGCAGTCTAGGAGACCAGGACATCATCCTGTACTGGG ATGGGAACCGTGTCTCCAGGGGCTTGATTGTTGCCCTGGTACTACTGGTGTTCGTCCTTCTGTTTGTTGGAGGCTTAGTCTTCTGGTTTAGGAAGCACTG CCGCTATCAAGATATCCCGTGA